TATCTAAAAATGCATCTAAATTTCCATCTGATATAGATGTAAATATCATACCTGGTTCTCCCATAGTTAAATCTACATCATATCCCATTTTTTCTTCTAATGCAACTTTAGCAAGATTAGTCATAGCAACTCCTTCTGCCCAGTTTACATATCCTAGCTTTATGCTTCCTTTTCCTTTATTAGCTGAATCTTTTCCACATCCTGTTAGCACTAAAGTAGTTAACAATACTGAACAAAGTATTACAGCTAATTTTTTAAATTTGAACTTCATTAAAATCCTCCTTATTATCTATTGCTTGAAAGTGCTTGAGTCATCCTATCTAATATCATAGCCAATATAACTACTGCAAGACCACTTTCAAAACCTTGACCTATTTTTAATTGGGTTATACCTTGGTAAACCTCTCTACCTAATCCTCCTGCTCCTATCATTGCTGAAACAACAACCATTGATAATGCAAGCATTATAGTTTGATTAACACCTGCTAATATAGTAGGTAAAGCTATAGGTAGTTGTACTTTATATAGCATTTGTTTAGGTGTAGAACCAAAGGATTTTGCAGCTTCTACCACTTCCTCCGGAACTTGTCTTATTCCTAAATTAGTTAATCTCACAGCAGGAGGCATTGAGAATATAACAGTAGCTATTGCTCCTGGTACTTTTCCCATACCAAAAAACAATACTGCTGGTATTAAGTATACAAAAGCTGGCATTGTCTGCATAAAATCTAAAATGGGTCTTAATATTTTATTAGCTTTTTCACTTCTTGCAGACATAATACCAAATGGCACCCCTATCAATAATGCTATTAAGGCTGAAACTAAAACCAATGATAGTGTTTGCATAGTCTGACTCCATAATTGCATAGAATCTATAAAAAATAATCCTACAAAGGTGAAAACAGCTACCTTTTTATCTGCTAATTTGTATGCTAATAAAGCAAATAATATAATAACCACTATGCTAGGTGGAAACATAAGTATATTTTCCAATCCTTTTATAAGTGTTTCATGAATAATTTTTATTAAATTAAAGAACGGTTCTATATTAGCTTTTAGCCATTCAACGATAAATTCAAAAAAAGGTCCTACATGAAATTTAAAAAACATATAATTAATTCTCCTTTCCTAATATTCCTCCGATTATAGTAGATCTTTTTATTATTCCTAAAAGTTTATCATCTTGACCTACCACAGCTAAAGGATACCTAGAATCTTTAGCCATAGATAATAAATCTGATATAGGAGTTTCTGGAGAAACAATGGGTATATCTCTATCTATTATTTCATCTACTTGTCGTATATTCTTTTGTGCTAAATCCAAGGCATCTTCTATTTTTATTATTCCCCTAAGTTTTCTATTTTTATCAACTACATATAAGCTAGATATTTCTTCTTCTTGCATAAATCTAACTGCAACTTTAGGTCCATCCTTATGTGTTAATATTGGATTTGGATTTTTCATTATTGAAGATGCTGTAAGAACTTTAGTTCTATCCACACCTTCTACGAAATTTCTAACATAATCACTAGCTGGGTTAGTTAAAATATCCTCAGATGTTCCAATTTGTTCAATTACTCCATCTTTCATAATAGCTATCCTATCTCCTAATTTTAAAGCTTCATCTAAATCATGAGTTATAAAAATTATAGTTTTTTGCATTTTTGACTGAAGTTGAAGTAACTCATCTTGCATCTCTTTACGTATTAGTGGATCTAATGCACTAAATGCCTCATCCATTAATAATATATCTGGATCTGTTGCCAATGCTCTTGCAAGGCCTACTCTTTGCTGCATTCCTCCACTTAATTCATCTGGTTTACTATTCGCATAATTTTCCAATCCCACTAATTTTAAAGATTCAATTGCTTTTTCTTTTCTGATTTTTTCATCTATCCCCTGTACTTCTAACCCATATTCCACATTATCTAATATGGTCCTATGTGGAAATAAAGCAAAATTTTGAAATACCATAGCTATTTTTTTTCTTCTTATCTCCATAAGATCTTTATCATTACATTTGGCAATATCCTTTCCATCAATATAAATTGCACCTGATGTAGGTTCTATCAATCTATTTAAACATCTTATTAATGTAGACTTTCCACTTCCAGAAAGCCCCATAATAACAAAAAACTCTCCATCTTCCACTTCGAAATTTACATTATTTACCCCTACACTACAACCTGTGTTTTTAAGTATTTCTTCTTTACTTTGTCCTTTTTCTATTAATTCAAATGCTTTTTGAGTATTATTTCCAAATACCTTATATACATTTTCAACTTTAATTTTTGTCATATTGACCTCCTAAATTTGGATATTAAATCTATTGATATAAAAAAACAAACAACTTTAATTTTTACTATGAGTTGTTTGTTTCGCAACAATCTCATTGTAACATAGAAGTTGTTACTATGTCAAATTACTCATAACGCCTATGTTTTAGTAGTTTAATTAACTTATTCATAATTTATTAAACCTTTATTAATAGAAACTTAATAAATATTCCTCGTAAAAATTAAAATAACTACAAGGGAAATTCCCTTGTAGTTATTTTACACATCTTTGGGGTAAATTATATATAATTTTCTATAATCTTTTGTATTATTGCTTGGTGGAACAAATATTCCTTTTTTATCATTTAAAACTTCTTTATTAAATTTTTCATAGCTTCTTGCCATTCTCAATTCTGCTATACCTGTAACTCCTACATATACATCGGAAATTTTATACCATGTTGCATAATCTACATTCCCTGTTTGTGGTAGTGAAAATACACTTTGAAAAACTTTCACTGAATTTTGTGTATTAGTACCATATATGCTATCCACAGCCATCTTTGGAATGGCTGGATAGTTATCAGCTATTCTATTCAAATAGATTTGTATAGTTCTAACGTCTCTGCCTCTATTTCCTACAGTTAATGTATATCCAGGCCAAGATTTTGGTATTCCATTAACTTCTTTAGCTGTAACCAAATCTAAATTACTGCCATAAAAAGATGTTAATATTTCATAAGGAGTTTTTCCCTCATCTCCTAAATACTTACTACCCCATTGAGTCATCCATCCAGGACATTTAACTTTTACTCCATCACAATATTGAGAAAGCAATGGTTGTTTGGCTCCTGGTCTTTTCATATATGTTGAAAAGATATCATCTACTACCCTACTTATATTATCATATATATTTCTACCATAATTAAAAGCATGATCATATGCAGTAGAACTAGTTATATCAAAAGGTTTTCCCTTTGCTCTATACCATTCTGTATATATTCTATTTAAAGTAAAAGAAATTATTGCATATACATTTGATCTAATTGTATTTTCAGACCAAGTAGAAAATATTTCACAACAAGCTACATTTTTAACATAATCTTTGTATCTAACAGTATAATTAGGTGCAGCATTGTCCTCTGGTACTCCTTGATGTACTACTATATATTCTGGAATTACTGGTTCTTGTAATACCACGAATCCACTGCTTGGAGATGGTAACACCTTCTCTGGGCTCTCTGGAATTTTAGGTGGATAGTTTCCCACTATAGTATTTGGTTCTACATTTATTATTTCTTCGGCTTGTCTTGTGGGTGTACTAGTTTCCATTCTACACTCTTGATAGGCTACTCTATCTGGATATATTTGACATCCTTTTATTATCATTGGTGTAAATCCACTTGCTTCAACTTTTAAATCCACTAAGCTATAAGGTAAATTGGGATTTGGAGATTGTGAATATTCCATAGGTGGTGCATTTAATTCTAATTCCTTAGTTAATCCTGATGAATCTGTTAATTCACTTCTTTCTATTTTGTTTTGATCCATATCTCCTGACTGTACTATAGTTACTTTCGTGTTTTCTATAGGAATATAACTATCTTCCTTCCAAACCTGTACTTTTAAAGCTCCTTTTGCCATTTAATTTTAACTCCTAAACATTATTATCATTTTATAATATGAATTATATGCAAGTTTCGTAACTATTATTTCATAATAAATTTAGGTATTCTAACAAACACATTTCTTTTATTATTAAATTTACTTCTTACATTTTCAAATACTCCTCTTAAATTTAATATTCCATATCCCCACTCTGGATTAGGATATATATCACTCTTTCTTCTAGTAGCTCCTCTTATAAAGTATGTTTTTAATTTTACAGCATATAAAGTAGGATCATTTCCATCTACTATTCCCCATTGAAACATCAATGCGCAGGCTCCTGCATATATTGCAGAAGCAGCACTACTTCCGCTTACAGTTACAACATTTCCACTAGTATCTATAGTCTTTATATTTAATCCACCCGTTGTTACATCTGGTACAACTCTTCCATCTCTAGTATATCCTCTAGAGGATTCTCCTAATATTGAATTATTATTTTGATCATAAAATGAAGTAGATAAAATATTTCTACTTGGTGATGGCATTTGTATTGTAGTATAAGGAGTTGAATTTAAAAATTTTGTTTCTTTGTCTATTATAGGTTCTTGTGGCAACCAAGCATCATATCTTCCATTTACAATTAAATCCCCTATAAGATTAAATCTCCATATACCTTCTCTTATATTTTCTATTTTTACAAGTATTAATTCATCTCCTGTTAATTCTTCTGGAAGATAATATTCTACAAATACCTTACTACCTTCAAAAACTAAATCTATTTCTTCTTTTTCTTTTATTTTAGCAGGTATTTTTTCTATAATTTCTCCTGCAGGAGATGTTATTCCAATAGATACCTTATCAGGTTTCTTACACCAAATTTCAAAGGTGAGATCCTTTTCAAAAGGTCCTACTTTTAACTCTATGGTCTTTATATCACCACTTTTTTCTAAGGTTCCTGAAGTATGAGTAGAGCTTTCTCCTTGATTGCCAGTTCCTGTTACTACTGCAAGACCTCTTATGTTAGAAATGCTATCTATATATCTTTCCAATATTGTATTTCCGTCATGCGGTCCTCCATTACTTCCCAAAGGAACATATATAACCATTGGCTTATTAAGCTCTTTTCCAACATTGTATAGATATTTTATTGCTGTTGTAATAGATACCGTATCATATAGTGGGTCTTTTATAAAATTATGACCTATTTGTTCAATCTTCTCCTCTTCATTCATAGGTCTTAACTTTACCACTACAAATTCACAATCTGGTGCTGCCCCTTTAACTTCTGGTTTTTTACCTTTTGCACCTATTACTCCAGCCATTTTAGTACCATGACCAATAGTATCTTTTAATGGTACTATGTCATAGGGATTTTTATTCTCTAACTTTGATTTTATTGCATTATTTATATCTGCTTTATAATATTCTGTACCATAAGGAATGCCTTTAGGATTAGGTCCCTTATTATCTGTTTGATCCCACATTCTTTCAATTCTTGTGGTGTTGTCTTCATTTATAAATTCAGTATTTAAATAGTCTATTCCAGTATCCAATATTCCTACCAATACTCCCCTGCCGGTTAAATTTAAATACGGATATTCATGGAATTCATTTATATGTGAAGTCTCTTTTGGATCTATATCTGTTAAACTAAATATATAGTTCATCTCTATATAAACTATTTCTTTTAAAGTTTTTTCTATTTGTTCCTCTTTACCATCTTGTACTATTAGCACGGCATAATCTTCATCTAATATAAATACATCTGCATAATCTATGTCCTTCATTTTATTTACAATATCACCATCATATTCAATTAAATATCTATTGTATTTAATGTTTTCATTTTGTCTTATTTTTCTCATAACACTCCCGCTTTCTCTCCCTATTCTTAATATATTAAAAGCATCTTGGGCACAAATTTCCCCATATCCCCAAGTTTCGTTGGGATAGTTTAAAGCTGGTCTATTTCTTCTTGCCCCTTTAAGAAGATAATATTTTAATCTATCACCATATAAAAAAGGATCCTTTCCTTGTACAATTCCCCATTGCACAAAAAGAGCACATATACCTGCAACTTCAGGTGCTGCCATAGATGTACCAGATTTTGTATCAAATCCTCCTCTAGGAACTGAGGATAATATTTCTTCTCCTGGCGCTACTATATCTGGTTTTATATACTCTTTTTCATATAAACTGCCTCTTCCAGAAAAACTTGATATAGTATTAGTTAAGTAATTATAACTACCTACAGATATTACATTTTCAACAGTGGCTGGAATGCCTAAAGTATTGTATATATTGGGTTCTAAAAATTTAGTATTTGGATTTAAAGATTCACTTATTGGCATCCATATATCATAATTACCCTTATATTTATCTTTACAACTTATATTTAGCTTCCATATTCCTGATAAAATAAAATCTTCCTCTGAAAGTATTGTTATTATTATTTCTCCATTCATGTTATATGGTTTAGGCCCTGTATTATAAATATAAAATTTATCACCACCAATACTACCTTCCTTATATCCTTCATTTAAAATTATCCTACCTGATGTATTTGACGCAGGATTTATTACTTCTATAATAAAATTATTTATTATTTCTTTATAAATTTGTAGTATTATTCCTCTTTCTCCTTGAGAAATATTGATAGGAATACTTTGTTCTTCTTTTACAATTCCCCCTACATGATGTGCCCTATCTCCTTCATTACCAGCAGCCACTACAAAAGATATAGGCTCAAGTCTGCATACAGTATTTATATATTGTTCAAATAGGCTGCTGCCCTTATGTGAACCATCATTTGTACTAAAGCTTAAATTTATAACTAAAGGTTTTTTCAATTCTTTACTTTTTTCTATTAAAAATTTTATACCTCTCATTATTAACGTATCTTTTGAATAATTTATATTTCCTCTAGCGGTTATCTTTACCATAGCTATACTGCTTTTATATGCAGGTCCATATAGATTTTTATTTATGTTTCCTCCAGCACAAGCTATACCTGCTACATGGGTTCCATGTCCTACTGTATCTACTTCATTTACAATACTTAAAGGGTTATTAGATTTTAAAGCCCTATTAATGTCCTCTTTGCTCCAAACCCTTCCCCCTTCAGAATAATCCTTTATATATTCTATTCTAGTATTACCTTCTTCATCTATAAAAGCTGGATGAGTGTAATCAATACCTGAATCTATAAATCCTATTAAAACCCCTTCTCCATTTAATCCGTATATTTCATTTAATGGAATTACACAGGATGCTCTATTACTTCCTAAGTCACTTGTGTAAACAGCTTTAGGTAACTCAACATATTGTATTCCAGGTATTATTGATATCTTTTCTATATCCTCTATATTTAGAGTTACTATTCCAAAATTATATCCTAAATCTTCAAAAATTCCTCCTAAATTTTCTATAGAAACTCTTATATTTTCAGGTGGTAAATTATATATAACTGTTAATTCAACCTTTCCCCTTAAAATTTCTTCATTCTGAGATAGTTGGGCTAATTTATTTAAAATTGTAGAAGGAACATTACTTAACAGGTTTAACAATCCATTTGACTCTATTTCAATCGCTCCTTAATACATACTTTCATAATTATAATATGTTTAAATATAAATACATTGACTAAAAATAAAAAACCTTCATATAAAACATGAAGGTTTTTAGCTATACAGTTTTTCTAACTATAAGTTCTGTATCAAAGAATATTTGTCTTTTTATTTTTTCATCTCCGTTTATTACAGCTATGAGCATTTTACATGCCTCTTTCCCCATAGAATATATAGGTTGTGCTATAGTAGTAAGTTCTGGTTCTATGTACTTAGAGATATTTATATTATCAAATCCCATAATGGCTATATCTTTTGGTATTTTATATCCATTTTTTAAAAGTACTTTAATACCTCCAAAAGCCATCATATCATTGCTATAAAATATAGCTTCAATATTTGGATTTTCTTTAATTATTTCTTCTGTAACTTCTATACCGCTTTCTATGGTAAAGTCTCCTTCATAAACATAAGATTCCTTATATAAATTATGTAATTCCATTACCTCTTTATATCCATTAAATCTCTCTTTTGTATTTTCTAATCTTTTAGGACCTTTTACAAAGGCAATTTTCTTTATATTTTTGTTTAATAAATAATTCATGCCATTAATTACACCTTTTTTATTTAGTGAATATATTCCATAACTATTTTTGTCTGTTTTTATAGGCCTATCTACCATTACAAATTTCACATTATTTTTCTTTAACATCTCTATGCTCTTAGTACTTTCTCCACCAGAAATAAATATAATTCCATCTACTGCTTTACTTAACAAAAGCCTTGTGTATTTCTCTTCCTTTATTTCTTCATTATCTGTATTGCAAAATATAACATTATGTCCTAAAGAATTTGCTACGTCTTCTATTGCTCGTGCCATTTCTGAAAAATATGGATTTGTGATATCTGGAAGAATTATTCCTATAGTTCCTGATTTTTTAGTACTTAAACTTCTAGCTAAAGAATTAGGTATGTAATTTAATTCTTCTGCTATATCTAATATTTTTTTTCTTGTTTCTTTACTTATTCCACTATCTCTGTTATTTATAACCATTGAAACAGTAGTTTTTGAAACATTAGCTATTTTTGCTATATCCATCATTGTAACTTTTCTCATTGTTATCCCTCTAACAAATATAATTTTATAAAATCCAGGATCAAGTAACCCTGGATTTTATTATATCATTAAATTTATTTTTTTATAAGTTTCAATTCTACAGGTATTTCTTTCTCTACTGATTCACCTTTGGCGATTTTAACTGCATTTTCTATTGCAATGCTACCCATTAAATCTGGTTGTTGTGCAACTGTAGCAGTTAATTCTCCACTTTCAACAGCTTTTACTGCCTCATCATTTCCATCAAATCCAACAATAGTAACTTTTTTCCCAGCTAATGCCTTAGCTGCCCCTAAAGCCATTTCATCATTATGACAGAATACAGCATCAAAATCTGGAGTAGCTTGCATTATATTTTCCATTACACTTAGACCTTTTTGTCTATCAAAATCTGCTGGTTGACTAGCAACTACCTTTATACCATCTTTTCCTGATATTCCATGGTGGAAGCCCTTTCCTCTATCTCTTGCTGCAGATGTACCTGGTTGTCCTTGTATTTCAACTATATTTCCTTTTTCACCTAACTTTTCTAATATGAATTCTGCTGCCATCTTACCTCCAGCTACATTGTCTGAAGCAATATGAGAAACTACTTCTCCTTTATTTGAATTTCTATCCACTGTAACTACAGGAATTTTACTATCATTAGCTACTTGTATAGCATTACCAACTGCATCACTATCAGTAGGATTTATAATTATAACTTCTGCACCCTTTTGTACTAAATCTTCTACATTTGATCTTTCAGTAGCTCCATCATCTCTAGAATCTAATACTAAAAGTTCATATCCTAATTCTTTTGCTTTCTTTTCTGCTCCTTCTTTCATAGATACAAAGAATGGATTATTTAATGTAGATATTACCATCCCTATTTTTTTACTTTCTCCAGTTTTAGCATTATCTTTTTCATCACTATTTCCACATCCTGCAAAACCAGCTGCCATCATAACCCCTGTTAAAACTAATGACAATAATTTTAATTTTCTTTTTTTCATTTTTTATTTTCCTCCTCTTTTATTAAAAATATATTCGGAAACCCTTAGGCCTCCATTTATCTTAATCCCGAAGGGTGTCAATTTTAACTTCCCCCCAGAATTTTAAACAAAATATCAAAAAAACTTATATTTTTTCCAAAATCACTTGACAAAGTTTGTAAAATTTGTAGCCTCGCACTATAGAAACTATTTACAAAATATTGCGAGGTGATTTTTTATGTTAGGTTATTGGCGTAGCCATTGTGATTACCAAAGTCTTCTTTTGTCAAGCATTAGTGAACTTTATAAAACTGATCCCACTATCGTGGAATACTACTCATCAAGTATTGAAAAACTATATAATTTAAATCTTGATGATATAAAACCATTAATTAGAGAAACATATTCTCTAACTGGTAAACCTTCAAACCAGCAACCGGAACTCTTCAGATCATTTATATTAATGTCTGACTTAGGTTTTCATAGTCTACAAAAATGGATTAAGCACTTACGTGCACATGATATACTTTGCACCATCATTGGTGTTGAAAAATCTAATGTACCAGGATTAGGTACTCATTATGATTTCATATCGAGATTTTGGGGTATGAGCCCTAAGGCTGAAAAATCAGCCAAGGACTCACTTCATTCTTTTACTTCCAAGCCCCACAAAAAACTTGGCAAGAATGAAAAACTACCACCAAAACATCCTGGTGTTATTAAAAATTTAGTTGAACAGGCTCTTAAAGGACGAACTGTCGAAACTCGCCCTGAAAAGCTATTTCAACAAATTTTTGCTAAGTTAGCTATTGAGCCTTCCGCTAAACTCGGTCTCCTTGGTAATACTCAAAAACTTGATATATCAGGAGATGGTACCTGTCTTGAAACTGGCGGTAGCTCATTAGGCATTAAGACCTGTGATTGCATTAAAAAAGGTATTTTTAACTGCAAATGTAATAGAAGATTCTCTGACCCTGACGCTAGACGCGGTTGGGACAGTTACCACGAAAAATGGTATTATGGTCATTGCCTATATTTTCTTAGTGTCTATAATCCTAAACTTAAAAAGGATCTTCCTATATATTTTAGGATGGTACAAGCGCAGCGTTATGATGGTGTTACTGCAATTTTTGCACTTTCAGAAGTTAGAAAGATGTATCCTCAATTTAACTTTGATAAGTTCATCGCAGATGCTGCTCATGATAACTATCCTACGTATAAGCTTCTTAATGAATGGAATATAAAAGCTGTTATATCCCTTAATCCAAAGGGTGAAGGTAAAAATAAATATGAACCACCAATTGGATATACTAAGGACGGTATTCCCATCTGCAAATGCAACCAACCAATGGTATATGATTGGTACGATAAAGGCAGAAGTAGAATTAAATATAGATGTCCTTTAGTAAAAGGTAAAATTAAAGAATGTCCTCATAAGGAAGAATGTTCTCCTAGTGCCTACGGCCGTGTAATATACGTAAAGCCAAGTGATGACTTACGTTTATTTACTGCTATACCTAGAAACTCTGACCTTTGGAAACAAATAATGAAAAAGAGAACTTCTTCAGAGCGAGTAAATAAAAGAATACTTGAAGACTACAACATGGAACAAACCCACTGCCGTGGTAAAAAACGTTGGTCTTGGTGGACATTAATCCATAGCATCAATATTCATTTGGATGCTCAACTATCTGTTTCTAAAACTAACCTATTAGACATTATAAAATTAACTGCAAACAAAGCATGCTAGTCTAGATAATTGTTAAATTTTAAGAAAATTCACCTATCGGTGAGTTAGCTTTGCTATACTCTTTTTTAAAATAAAGTTAAATAAAAACAGTAATATAACAAATGCTCCGCACTAAAATAATATTAAAGCCATTTTGGAGCCAATTGGAAATTAGTTTCCGAATTCACTCATTAAATATTTATATTTAAATTTATTTCTTGCTTTTTTTATCTATTAAAACAGCTAAAAGTATTACTAAACCCTTTACAATGGATTGATAATAAGCAGATACACCTGCTAAGTTTAATCCATTATTTAAAACTCCTATTATCATAGCACCTATTATAGTTCCAACAACTGTTCCTTCTCCACCGGCTAAACTAGTTCCTCCAAGTACTACCGCTGCTATGGCATCTAATTCAAAACCAAGACCCGCATTAGGAGAAGCTGATCCTACCCTACTAGTTGTAATTACGCCACTTAAAGCAGCTGTTATGCCACATATTACATACACAAGCGTTTTAATTTTATCTGTATTTATTCCTGATAATCTAGCTGAATCTTCATTTCCTCCAAGAGCATAAACATATCTTCCATATCTAGTTTGACTTAAAATATACCATGCTATAATAAGTACTACTATAGTTATTATAGCAGGAACTGGTATATACCCCAGTATTTTTTTATTTCCTATTAACATAAACTTATCAGATAATCCTGATATTGGCGTACCATTTGTGTATACCATGGTAACTCCTCTAAATATAGTCATAGTTGCTAAAGTTACTATAAAAGCTTGTATCTTTCCTTTAGCTACTACAACTCCGTTCATTAGACCAATTATAGCTCCAATTATTAAAGCTACAATTATAGATAAAAATATACTATTAGTTGCTCTAATTATGCTAGCAGAAATAGCACCAGATATAGCTAATGTTGATCCTACAGATAAATCAATACCTCCAGTTAGAATTACAAAAGACATTCCTATAGCTAATATGGCATTAACAGATACTTGAGTAAATACATTCATTATATTAGATACATTTAAAAATCTCGGAGTTAATATAGAAATTATTACGCATAATAGTATCAAGCCAAATAAAGATTTAAACTTTAAAAGAAATTCTTTCATATCGTTATTCATTTTGTTTTTCTTCATCCCCTTACATTTCTAATTTAAAGAAGCTACTGCATATTTCATAATCTTTTCTTGAGTTGCTTCTTCTCTTGATAATTCTCCTGCCAGATTTCCTTCACTCATAACTAATATTCTATCACTTATGCCTAATACCTCTGGCATGTCAGAAGATATCATAATTACAGCTTTACCTAAACTTTTAATTTCATTTAAAACCTCATATATTTCTTTTTTAGCACCTACATCTATTCCTCTTGTAGGTTCATCTATTATTAAAATACTTGGGGAAATCATAATCCATTTTGCTATAATAGCTTTTTGTTGATTACCTCCACTTAGGT
This window of the Clostridium cochlearium genome carries:
- a CDS encoding transposase; protein product: MLGYWRSHCDYQSLLLSSISELYKTDPTIVEYYSSSIEKLYNLNLDDIKPLIRETYSLTGKPSNQQPELFRSFILMSDLGFHSLQKWIKHLRAHDILCTIIGVEKSNVPGLGTHYDFISRFWGMSPKAEKSAKDSLHSFTSKPHKKLGKNEKLPPKHPGVIKNLVEQALKGRTVETRPEKLFQQIFAKLAIEPSAKLGLLGNTQKLDISGDGTCLETGGSSLGIKTCDCIKKGIFNCKCNRRFSDPDARRGWDSYHEKWYYGHCLYFLSVYNPKLKKDLPIYFRMVQAQRYDGVTAIFALSEVRKMYPQFNFDKFIADAAHDNYPTYKLLNEWNIKAVISLNPKGEGKNKYEPPIGYTKDGIPICKCNQPMVYDWYDKGRSRIKYRCPLVKGKIKECPHKEECSPSAYGRVIYVKPSDDLRLFTAIPRNSDLWKQIMKKRTSSERVNKRILEDYNMEQTHCRGKKRWSWWTLIHSINIHLDAQLSVSKTNLLDIIKLTANKAC
- the rbsC gene encoding ribose ABC transporter permease, with the translated sequence MNNDMKEFLLKFKSLFGLILLCVIISILTPRFLNVSNIMNVFTQVSVNAILAIGMSFVILTGGIDLSVGSTLAISGAISASIIRATNSIFLSIIVALIIGAIIGLMNGVVVAKGKIQAFIVTLATMTIFRGVTMVYTNGTPISGLSDKFMLIGNKKILGYIPVPAIITIVVLIIAWYILSQTRYGRYVYALGGNEDSARLSGINTDKIKTLVYVICGITAALSGVITTSRVGSASPNAGLGFELDAIAAVVLGGTSLAGGEGTVVGTIIGAMIIGVLNNGLNLAGVSAYYQSIVKGLVILLAVLIDKKSKK